From the genome of Fragaria vesca subsp. vesca unplaced genomic scaffold, FraVesHawaii_1.0 scf0512956, whole genome shotgun sequence, one region includes:
- the LOC101314526 gene encoding inositol polyphosphate multikinase beta-like, producing MFKVPDHQVAGHKAGAGVLGPLVDDAGNFYKPLQSGDRGAKEVAFYTEFSTETRIPDEIRKLFPAFHGTRELEASDGSGMHPHLVLEDIVSSRTNPSILDVKMGSSTWYPEASEQYIAKCLKKDRDGTSLTLGFRICGLQFYGNKETGYWKPDKKLVNAFTHDDVRSTFRKFVSSNSPLASDAEPDCAYASTVYGGPDGILSQLLKLKSWFEDQTIYHFYSCSIMMVYDKESILKGENPNPQIKLVDFAHVVEGKGIIDHNFLGGLCSLIKFVNDVLNNPNK from the coding sequence ATGTTTAAGGTTCCAGACCATCAAGTTGCTGGCCACAAGGCCGGTGCTGGAGTTCTTGGCCCTCTTGTTGATGATGCAGGGAACTTTTACAAGCCTCTTCAAAGTGGTGACCGTGGAGCCAAAGAAGTGGCATTCTATACCGAATTTTCAACTGAAACTAGGATTCCAGACGAAATTCGCAAGCTCTTCCCTGCCTTTCATGGTACCCGGGAATTGGAGGCATCTGATGGTTCCGGCATGCATCCTCACCTTGTCTTGGAAGATATTGTCTCAAGCCGAACCAATCCATCTATATTAGACGTTAAAATGGGTTCGAGCACATGGTACCCTGAAGCTTCTGAACAGTATATTGCCAAGTGCCTTAAGAAAGATAGAGATGGCACGAGCCTGACATTGGGATTTAGAATATGTGGACTTCAGTTCTatggaaacaaagaaactGGATATTGGAAGCCGGATAAGAAGCTAGTTAATGCTTTTACTCATGATGACGTTCGGTCAACTTTTaggaagtttgtttcttctaaCTCGCCTTTAGCTTCAGATGCTGAACCAGATTGTGCTTATGCATCAACTGTCTATGGTGGACCTGATGGGATCTTGTCACAATTGTTGAAACTGAAGTCATGGTTTGAGGATCAGACCATTTACCATTTCTATTCTTGCTCAATTATGATGGTGTATGATAAGGAGTCAATACTGAAAGGGGAGAATCCAAACCCTCAAATCAAACTTGTTGATTTTGCACATGTCGTCGAAGGCAAGGGTATTATTGACCATAATTTTCTGGGGGGCCTCTGTTCCTTGATAAAGTTCGTGAATGATGTCTTGAACAATCCTAACAAGTAA
- the LOC101309989 gene encoding germin-like protein subfamily 3 member 4-like, whose product MHIPSFACCIVFLSVIFCFCTKISLSDSDNLQDTCPTSLGKQTFFINGFPCKNPNNISAPDFKTSKLTQPGDIDNFFGSAVTLVTAAEFPGLNTLGLSVARTDLRVDGLVRLHSHPRASEMFFVSKGIVLVGFIDTLNQPFQTILKEGDVFVFPRGLLHFCLNAGYDIATGLSVFNSQNPGVVSISDAMFEPKPDVIKKLTEGFVTSHLRNATLSGFSSF is encoded by the coding sequence ATGCATATTCCATCTTTTGCTTGCTGCATTGTCTTTCTATCTGTGATCTTCTGTTTCTGCACTAAAATCTCCTTATCGGATTCCGATAATCTCCAGGACACATGTCCTACCTCCCTAGGAAAACAAACCTTCTTCATCAATGGCTTCCCTTGCAAGAACCCAAACAACATCAGCGCCCCAGATTTCAAGACTTCCAAACTGACCCAACCGGGCGACATAGACAACTTCTTTGGCTCTGCAGTTACCCTTGTCACTGCCGCAGAGTTTCCAGGCCTAAACACACTTGGCCTCTCAGTTGCAAGAACTGACTTGAGAGTTGATGGTCTGGTGAGGCTTCACTCCCACCCAAGAGCTTCGGAAATGTTCTTTGTCAGCAAAGGCATTGTGCTAGTGGGGTTCATCGACACACTAAACCAGCCATTCCAGACGATTCTCAAGGAAGGAGATGTGTTCGTGTTCCCCAGGGGTCTGCTTCACTTTTGTCTGAATGCTGGTTATGACATTGCCACTGGTTTATCAGTGTTCAATAGCCAGAATCCAGGGGTGGTGAGCATTTCTGATGCCATGTTCGAGCCTAAGCCGGATGTGATAAAGAAGCTTACAGAGGGCTTTGTCACTAGTCACCTTAGAAATGCCACTTTAAGTGgattttcaagtttttga